The Rhodopseudomonas palustris genome window below encodes:
- a CDS encoding MarR family transcriptional regulator, which translates to MSKLDLFSFVPFQLNRLAAEVSAALACEYQQRYGLDIPGWRILATLGFRDDACTAQFISQCTRTHKSTISRAVTALLERELIERVENEDDRREFRLQLTHKGRALYRELVPRLKRREQEILSCLSARERADLAAALGKIERHLDLIQASHDQDQPAATKPRLSAG; encoded by the coding sequence TTGAGCAAGCTCGATCTGTTTTCGTTCGTGCCGTTTCAGCTCAACCGGCTTGCCGCCGAGGTCAGCGCGGCGCTGGCCTGCGAATATCAGCAGCGCTACGGGCTCGATATTCCGGGCTGGCGGATTCTCGCCACGCTGGGCTTCCGCGACGACGCCTGCACGGCGCAGTTCATTTCGCAGTGCACCAGGACGCACAAATCGACCATCAGCCGCGCGGTGACGGCGCTGCTGGAGCGCGAACTGATCGAGCGCGTCGAGAACGAGGACGACCGCCGCGAATTCCGGCTGCAACTGACGCACAAGGGCCGCGCGCTGTATCGCGAGCTGGTGCCGCGGCTGAAGCGGCGAGAACAGGAGATCCTGTCGTGCCTGTCGGCGCGCGAGCGCGCCGATCTGGCGGCGGCGCTCGGCAAGATCGAGCGGCACCTGGATCTGATCCAGGCGAGCCACGATCAGGACCAGCCGGCGGCGACCAAGCCGCGGCTGTCGGCCGGCTGA
- a CDS encoding FAD-dependent oxidoreductase: protein MPLQAPAHFQFGYRRHPDQDRAALDGGRDPARHPVVVVGAGPVGLSLAIDLAQRGQSVVLLDDADRIGEGSRAICFSKRALEVWDRLGVGSQMLDKGVVWQVGKIFRRDEMVYRFDLLPETGHKMPAFINLQQYYAEAFLVERVQQLPQIDLRWRNKVIALAQHNDHAVLTIETPDGAYRLAADYVVACDGARSALRGLVGAEFAGEVFEDQFLIADVKMTAEFPTERWFWFDPPFHAGQSALLHRQPDDVWRIDLQIGAEADAAVERLPENVRPRIERMLGHGDFSFEWISVYKFQCRRMQRFLHERVIFAGDSAHQVSPFGARGANSGLEDGENLAWKLAMVLRGEAPASLLDSYEIERGQAADDNIRHSTRSTDFIAPHSTQERRLRDAALALAKEVDFAKRMVNAGRLSTPSVYQSPLSTPDADAWAAGPKPGAAMLDAPLTADGEPIYLTEAFKAAACGFVLLESANGAAAPVPQGVRGVRIGTDAPLRDDEGVFAKRYDATPGSAYLLRPDGYVAARFRHPTREALDAALARASGR from the coding sequence ATGCCCCTTCAGGCTCCGGCGCATTTCCAGTTCGGCTACCGCCGTCACCCCGATCAGGACCGCGCAGCTCTGGATGGTGGGCGCGATCCGGCCCGCCATCCGGTGGTGGTGGTCGGCGCCGGCCCGGTCGGGCTGTCGCTGGCGATCGATCTGGCGCAGCGCGGGCAGAGCGTCGTGCTGCTCGACGACGCCGACCGGATCGGCGAGGGCTCGCGCGCGATCTGCTTTTCCAAGCGCGCGCTCGAAGTCTGGGACCGGCTCGGCGTCGGCTCCCAGATGCTCGACAAGGGCGTGGTCTGGCAGGTCGGCAAGATCTTCCGCCGCGACGAGATGGTGTACCGCTTCGATCTGCTGCCCGAGACCGGCCACAAGATGCCGGCCTTCATCAACCTGCAGCAATACTACGCCGAAGCGTTTCTGGTCGAACGCGTCCAGCAATTGCCGCAGATCGATCTGCGCTGGCGCAACAAGGTGATTGCGCTGGCGCAGCACAACGACCATGCGGTGCTGACGATCGAGACGCCAGACGGCGCCTATCGGCTCGCCGCCGACTATGTCGTCGCCTGCGACGGCGCCCGCTCGGCGCTGCGCGGTCTGGTCGGCGCCGAATTCGCCGGCGAAGTGTTCGAGGATCAGTTCCTGATCGCCGACGTCAAGATGACGGCGGAATTTCCGACCGAGCGATGGTTCTGGTTCGATCCGCCGTTCCATGCCGGCCAGTCGGCGCTGCTGCATCGCCAGCCCGACGATGTCTGGCGGATCGATCTGCAGATCGGCGCCGAGGCCGACGCGGCGGTCGAGCGCTTGCCCGAGAACGTCCGGCCGCGGATCGAGCGGATGCTCGGCCATGGCGATTTCTCGTTCGAGTGGATCTCGGTCTACAAGTTCCAGTGCCGCCGGATGCAGCGCTTCCTGCACGAGCGGGTGATCTTCGCCGGTGATTCCGCCCATCAGGTCTCGCCCTTCGGCGCGCGCGGCGCGAACTCCGGGCTGGAAGACGGCGAGAATCTCGCCTGGAAGCTCGCCATGGTGTTGCGCGGCGAGGCGCCCGCGAGCCTGCTCGACTCTTATGAAATCGAACGCGGCCAGGCCGCCGACGACAACATCCGGCATTCGACCCGCTCGACCGATTTCATCGCGCCGCATTCGACGCAGGAGCGCCGGCTGCGCGATGCCGCGCTCGCTCTCGCCAAGGAGGTCGACTTCGCCAAGCGCATGGTCAATGCCGGTCGGCTGTCGACGCCGTCGGTGTACCAGTCGCCGTTGTCGACGCCGGATGCCGATGCCTGGGCCGCGGGCCCGAAGCCCGGCGCCGCGATGCTCGACGCGCCGCTGACGGCGGATGGCGAGCCGATCTATCTCACCGAGGCGTTCAAGGCCGCGGCCTGCGGCTTCGTGCTGCTGGAGAGCGCCAATGGCGCGGCGGCGCCGGTGCCGCAGGGTGTGCGCGGCGTCCGCATCGGCACGGACGCGCCGTTGCGGGACGACGAGGGCGTATTCGCGAAACGCTACGACGCCACCCCGGGCTCGGCCTATCTGCTCCGCCCCGACGGCTACGTCGCCGCCCGGTTCAGGCACCCAACACGAGAAGCGCTCGACGCCGCGCTGGCGCGGGCGAGTGGACGATAA
- a CDS encoding autotransporter domain-containing protein, with amino-acid sequence MAASVSTGAVAACTGTGSFVPGLVPGFNPSSVLPFAAGGAVNSLVSAINTANTAFLTQSTAFVSAPGNPGPNQEGGGVWTRAIGGEVTTKSTSTTTNVAVGGAGLPGTVTCDNENKLSFAGVQVGADTSILNYNGWNLHLGSTVGYLGAKSRDKSSAGVLNPLGGTFEDTLQVPFAGVYVAMTKGGFFADGQVRLDYYQNSVSDPIVGGIFGQKLDARGLSFTGNVGYNHALPNNWFIEPSAGVVVSKVKVDPLNVTGSLVLPANFTPGVTFPGQLQVDDINSTLGRFSLRGGTSIASGNMIWQPFAIASVYHEFRGAVTSSFNGAAASAVTGIPSVTGNISSSNLGTYGQFGLGVAGQIVNTGLLGYVRADYRTGDHIDGYSLNGGVRYQFAPEAVVAAPLYTKAAKAPVLIRSAYNWTGFFIGGSFGVLNGRTDWTFQPGGTTTDPRFAGAIGGGQIGYDYQFGKWVVGVEGALNATNANGARPCPSSVFFTCETNVSWMGTATAKLGYALWDRSLWYVRGGGAFGDLKVTTTCNTGPFNPLALAGCGESASRSRAGWTIGIGSEFALSRNWTVRTETNYFDMGRERYETPTSTIDVKQNGFISTVGLNYRFAPTVLVAKY; translated from the coding sequence ATGGCCGCTTCGGTTTCCACCGGCGCCGTTGCGGCGTGTACCGGCACCGGCAGCTTCGTCCCGGGTCTGGTACCCGGCTTCAACCCGTCATCGGTTCTCCCGTTCGCCGCCGGCGGCGCCGTGAATTCGCTGGTGTCGGCGATCAATACCGCCAACACCGCGTTTCTCACCCAGTCGACCGCCTTCGTCAGCGCGCCGGGCAATCCGGGGCCCAATCAGGAAGGCGGCGGCGTCTGGACCCGCGCGATCGGCGGTGAAGTCACCACCAAATCGACCAGCACCACCACCAACGTCGCGGTCGGCGGCGCCGGCCTGCCCGGCACGGTGACCTGCGACAATGAGAACAAGCTCAGCTTCGCAGGCGTCCAGGTCGGGGCCGATACCTCGATCCTGAACTACAACGGCTGGAACCTGCATCTCGGCTCAACGGTGGGCTATCTCGGCGCCAAGTCGCGCGACAAATCGTCGGCCGGCGTGCTCAATCCGCTCGGCGGCACTTTCGAGGACACGTTGCAGGTTCCATTCGCGGGCGTCTATGTGGCGATGACCAAGGGCGGCTTCTTCGCCGACGGCCAGGTCCGGCTCGACTACTACCAGAACTCGGTGAGCGACCCGATCGTCGGCGGCATCTTCGGCCAGAAGCTGGATGCCCGCGGTCTCTCCTTCACCGGCAATGTCGGCTACAATCACGCGCTGCCGAACAACTGGTTCATCGAGCCTTCGGCCGGCGTCGTGGTTTCGAAGGTCAAGGTCGATCCGCTCAACGTCACCGGCTCGCTGGTGCTGCCGGCGAACTTCACGCCGGGCGTGACCTTCCCGGGCCAGTTGCAGGTCGACGACATCAACAGCACGCTCGGTCGCTTCAGCCTGCGCGGCGGCACCAGCATCGCCTCCGGCAACATGATCTGGCAGCCGTTCGCGATCGCCAGCGTCTATCATGAATTCAGGGGTGCGGTGACTTCGTCGTTCAACGGCGCGGCGGCCTCGGCCGTCACCGGCATTCCGTCGGTGACCGGCAACATCTCCAGTTCCAACCTCGGCACCTACGGCCAGTTCGGCCTCGGCGTCGCCGGCCAGATCGTCAACACCGGGCTGCTCGGCTACGTCCGTGCCGACTACCGCACCGGCGATCACATCGATGGCTACAGCCTGAACGGCGGCGTGCGCTATCAGTTCGCCCCCGAGGCGGTGGTCGCGGCCCCGCTCTACACCAAGGCGGCGAAGGCTCCGGTGCTGATCCGGTCGGCCTATAACTGGACCGGCTTCTTCATCGGCGGCAGCTTCGGCGTGCTGAACGGCCGGACCGACTGGACCTTCCAGCCGGGCGGCACCACCACCGATCCGCGCTTCGCCGGCGCCATCGGCGGCGGCCAGATCGGCTACGACTACCAGTTCGGCAAATGGGTGGTCGGCGTCGAAGGCGCCCTCAACGCCACCAACGCCAACGGCGCGCGTCCGTGCCCGTCCAGCGTGTTCTTCACCTGCGAAACCAACGTCAGCTGGATGGGCACCGCGACCGCCAAGCTCGGCTATGCGCTGTGGGATCGCTCGCTCTGGTACGTCCGCGGCGGCGGCGCCTTCGGCGACCTGAAGGTCACCACCACCTGCAACACCGGGCCGTTCAACCCGCTCGCTCTGGCCGGCTGCGGCGAGAGCGCCAGCCGCAGCCGCGCCGGCTGGACGATCGGCATCGGTTCGGAATTCGCGCTCAGCCGGAACTGGACGGTGCGGACCGAAACCAACTACTTCGACATGGGCCGCGAGCGCTACGAGACGCCGACCTCGACGATCGACGTCAAGCAGAACGGCTTCATCTCGACCGTCGGCCTGAACTATCGCTTCGCCCCGACCGTGCTGGTGGCGAAGTACTGA
- the maiA gene encoding maleylacetoacetate isomerase, translated as MTGVADHDAAVLYGYFRSSAAYRVRIALNLKGVVFAQRYVHLRNGEQNLEAFRWINPAGSVPFWREGDFSLAQSLAIIEYLDETHPEPPLLPKDPKARAIVREMAYAVACDIHPLGNLRILKRLTELGVDDIERARWSKQWIEQGFAAIEVRLSQTPGPFAFGEQPTLADLCIVPQVFNARRFDADLAPFERIRQIEAEAMKLDAFVAAEPGRQPDAE; from the coding sequence ATGACCGGGGTTGCCGATCACGACGCCGCGGTGCTGTACGGCTACTTCCGTTCCTCCGCGGCGTATCGGGTGCGGATCGCGCTCAATCTGAAGGGCGTCGTCTTCGCGCAGCGCTATGTGCATCTGCGCAACGGCGAGCAGAATCTCGAAGCCTTCCGCTGGATCAATCCGGCCGGCTCGGTACCGTTTTGGCGTGAGGGCGATTTCAGTCTGGCGCAATCGCTGGCGATCATCGAATATCTCGACGAGACCCATCCCGAGCCGCCGCTGCTGCCGAAAGATCCCAAGGCTCGTGCGATCGTCCGCGAGATGGCGTACGCGGTCGCCTGCGATATCCATCCGCTCGGCAATCTGCGGATTCTGAAACGGCTGACCGAACTCGGCGTCGACGACATCGAGCGCGCGCGCTGGTCGAAGCAATGGATAGAGCAGGGCTTCGCCGCGATCGAGGTCCGGCTTTCGCAGACGCCGGGGCCTTTTGCTTTTGGCGAGCAGCCGACGCTCGCCGATCTGTGCATCGTGCCGCAGGTGTTCAACGCCCGCCGCTTCGACGCCGACCTCGCCCCGTTCGAACGCATCCGCCAGATCGAAGCCGAGGCAATGAAACTCGACGCCTTCGTGGCGGCGGAGCCGGGACGTCAGCCGGATGCGGAATAG
- a CDS encoding OmpA family protein, which yields MMIRQINISLALAAAVLAGSLGISTAATEAGEVSSQQIRDQLKASKTRSLSGTRAAMSPEDLATIKRVSRTRSLSAGDRDQIAAIAAKRPTIDLEINFDYNSATLSPRAEPQLKSLGDALTSSDLKNSIVMLAGHTDAKGGDDYNQSLSERRAEAVKSYLIERYRIQPDNLVAVGYGEKQLKTSADPLAAENRRVQIVNMAEHDEAAK from the coding sequence ATGATGATTCGGCAGATCAATATCAGCCTGGCGCTGGCCGCCGCCGTTCTGGCCGGCAGCCTTGGTATCAGCACGGCGGCGACGGAGGCCGGCGAGGTCTCCTCGCAGCAGATCCGCGATCAGCTCAAGGCCTCGAAGACCCGCAGCCTGAGCGGAACCCGCGCGGCGATGAGTCCGGAAGATCTCGCCACGATCAAGCGGGTCAGCCGGACCCGCTCGCTGTCGGCCGGCGACCGCGACCAGATCGCGGCGATCGCCGCCAAGCGGCCGACGATCGATCTCGAGATCAACTTCGACTACAATTCCGCGACCCTGTCGCCGCGGGCGGAACCGCAGCTCAAGAGCCTCGGCGACGCCCTGACCAGCAGCGACCTGAAGAATTCGATCGTGATGCTGGCCGGCCATACCGACGCCAAGGGCGGCGACGATTACAATCAGAGCCTGTCGGAGCGGCGGGCCGAAGCCGTCAAGAGCTACCTGATCGAGCGCTACCGGATCCAGCCCGACAATCTGGTCGCGGTCGGCTATGGCGAGAAGCAGCTCAAGACCTCCGCCGATCCGCTCGCGGCGGAGAACCGCCGCGTCCAGATCGTCAACATGGCCGAGCACGACGAAGCGGCGAAGTAA
- the hmgA gene encoding homogentisate 1,2-dioxygenase — MNINAAPQIVGQVSQGITPGYMSGFGNSFETEALPGALPVGRNSPQRAAYGLYAEQLSGSPFTAPRGANERSWLYRIRPSVKHSGRFAKANMGLWRSAPCLEHDMPIAQLRWDAPPMPAEDVTFVQGVRTMTTAGDVNTQAGMAAHMYLITQSMVDQHFYNADGELMFVPQQGQLRLVTEFGVITIEPAEIAVIPRGVKFRVELVDGPARGYLCENYGGAFTLPERGPIGANCLANSRDFLTPVAAYEDKDTPTELFVKWGGSLWQTTLPHSPIDVVAWHGNYAPYKYDLRTFSPVGAIGFDHPDPSIFTVLTSPSETAGTANIDFVIFPERWMVAENTFRPPWYHMNIMSEFMGLIYGVYDAKPQGFVPGGASLHNMMLPHGPDREAFDHASNGELKPVKLTGTMAFMFETRYPQRVTEYAATAGTLQDDYADCWRGLEKRFDPSRP; from the coding sequence ATGAACATCAACGCCGCGCCGCAGATCGTCGGCCAGGTCTCGCAGGGCATCACCCCGGGCTACATGTCCGGCTTCGGCAATTCGTTCGAGACCGAGGCGCTGCCCGGTGCGCTGCCGGTGGGGCGCAACTCGCCGCAGCGCGCGGCCTATGGGCTCTATGCCGAGCAATTATCAGGCTCGCCCTTCACCGCGCCGCGCGGCGCCAACGAGCGCTCGTGGCTGTATCGCATCCGGCCCTCGGTGAAGCACTCCGGCCGCTTCGCCAAAGCGAACATGGGACTGTGGCGTTCCGCGCCTTGCCTCGAGCACGACATGCCGATCGCGCAATTGCGCTGGGATGCGCCGCCGATGCCTGCGGAGGACGTCACCTTCGTGCAGGGCGTGCGGACCATGACCACGGCCGGCGACGTCAACACCCAGGCCGGCATGGCCGCGCATATGTATCTGATCACCCAGTCGATGGTCGATCAGCACTTCTACAATGCCGACGGCGAATTGATGTTCGTGCCGCAGCAGGGCCAACTGCGGCTGGTCACCGAATTCGGCGTCATCACCATCGAGCCCGCCGAGATCGCGGTGATCCCGCGCGGCGTCAAGTTCCGCGTCGAACTGGTCGACGGCCCGGCGCGCGGCTATCTGTGCGAGAATTACGGCGGCGCCTTCACGCTGCCGGAGCGCGGTCCGATCGGCGCCAATTGCCTGGCCAATTCGCGCGACTTCCTGACGCCGGTGGCAGCCTATGAGGACAAGGACACGCCGACCGAATTGTTCGTCAAATGGGGCGGATCGCTGTGGCAGACGACGCTGCCGCATTCGCCGATCGACGTGGTGGCGTGGCACGGCAACTACGCGCCGTACAAATACGATCTGCGCACCTTCTCGCCGGTCGGCGCGATCGGCTTCGATCATCCCGATCCGTCGATCTTCACCGTGCTGACCTCGCCGTCCGAAACCGCCGGCACCGCCAATATCGACTTCGTGATCTTCCCGGAGCGCTGGATGGTGGCGGAAAACACCTTCCGGCCGCCATGGTATCACATGAACATCATGTCGGAATTCATGGGGCTGATCTACGGCGTCTACGACGCCAAGCCGCAGGGCTTCGTTCCCGGTGGCGCGTCACTGCACAACATGATGCTGCCGCACGGGCCGGATCGCGAGGCGTTCGATCACGCCTCGAACGGCGAACTGAAGCCGGTGAAACTCACCGGCACGATGGCCTTCATGTTCGAGACCCGCTATCCGCAGCGCGTCACCGAATACGCCGCGACCGCGGGCACGCTGCAGGACGACTACGCCGATTGCTGGCGCGGCCTGGAGAAGCGCTTCGACCCGAGCCGGCCATGA
- a CDS encoding DUF2783 domain-containing protein: MTVALSTQSNFADPDAAYRLIVEAHRGLGDEQSAALDAALVLILANHIGNLDLLREAVTLAKRSVVDGG; this comes from the coding sequence ATGACCGTCGCCCTCTCGACCCAGAGCAACTTCGCCGATCCGGACGCCGCCTATCGGCTGATCGTCGAGGCGCATCGCGGGCTCGGCGACGAGCAGAGCGCGGCGCTCGACGCGGCGCTGGTGCTGATCCTCGCCAATCACATCGGCAATCTGGATTTGTTGCGCGAGGCGGTGACGCTCGCGAAGCGGAGTGTGGTGGATGGAGGGTAG
- a CDS encoding MBL fold metallo-hydrolase translates to MAKGFASTTDLAEKKVTFSEIGPDLYAFTAEGDPNSAVIVGEDGCLVFDAQATPAMAGKVIERVKAVTDKPIKYVVLSHYHAVRVLGASAYGAEGIVASQETFRLIEERGQQDWDSEYGRFPRLFQDAESIPGLTWPTLTFDGEMSIYLGKREVRLMQLGAGHTSGDIVAWVPDAEVMFTGDLVEYHSACYCGDAYLREWPMTLNEIREFNPKAIAPGRGDALKGLETTREAIAMTRDFVGTLYGAAEISVARGLSLKDTWDATREKMDPKFSSFAIYEHCLPFNVSRAFDEASGIDDPVIWTAERDQEMWAALQG, encoded by the coding sequence ATGGCCAAGGGCTTCGCTTCCACCACCGACCTCGCCGAGAAGAAGGTGACGTTCTCCGAGATCGGTCCCGATCTCTACGCCTTCACCGCAGAGGGCGATCCGAATTCGGCGGTGATCGTCGGCGAGGACGGCTGCCTGGTGTTCGACGCGCAGGCGACGCCGGCGATGGCCGGCAAGGTGATCGAGCGCGTCAAGGCTGTCACCGACAAGCCGATCAAATACGTCGTGCTGTCGCATTATCACGCGGTGCGCGTGCTCGGCGCCTCGGCCTATGGGGCCGAAGGCATCGTCGCCTCGCAGGAAACCTTCCGCCTGATCGAGGAACGCGGCCAGCAGGATTGGGATTCCGAATACGGCCGCTTTCCGCGGCTGTTCCAGGACGCCGAGAGCATTCCCGGCCTGACCTGGCCGACGCTGACCTTCGACGGCGAGATGTCGATCTATCTCGGCAAGCGCGAGGTGCGGCTGATGCAGCTCGGCGCCGGCCACACCTCGGGCGACATCGTCGCCTGGGTGCCCGACGCCGAAGTGATGTTCACCGGCGACCTCGTCGAATATCACTCGGCCTGCTACTGCGGCGACGCTTATCTGCGCGAATGGCCGATGACGCTGAACGAGATCCGCGAGTTCAACCCCAAGGCGATCGCGCCCGGCCGCGGCGACGCGCTGAAGGGGCTGGAGACGACGCGCGAGGCGATCGCGATGACGCGCGATTTCGTCGGCACGCTGTACGGCGCCGCCGAAATCTCGGTCGCCCGCGGCCTCAGCCTGAAAGACACCTGGGACGCGACCCGCGAGAAGATGGACCCGAAGTTTTCGAGCTTCGCGATCTATGAGCACTGCCTGCCGTTCAACGTCTCGCGCGCATTCGACGAGGCCTCGGGCATCGACGATCCGGTGATCTGGACCGCCGAGCGCGACCAGGAGATGTGGGCCGCGCTGCAGGGCTGA
- the fahA gene encoding fumarylacetoacetase, translated as MHPNDPRLRSFIDVKADSDFPIQNLPYGVFSTANNASPCVGVAIGDYVLDLAALQSAKLLELPDGVFAQSSINAFMALGPQVWRTTRARISALLRHDSAELRDDAALREQALIPMRDVKLHLPLRVEGFTDFYSSKEHATNVGTMFRDKTNPLLPNWLHIPIGYNGRASTVVVSGTKIHRPRGQLKPPSAELPSFGPCKRLDFELEIGVVVGQPSAMGTMLTEQQAEEMIFGFTLLNDWSARDIQQWEYVPLGPFQAKAFATSISPWIVTREALEPFRVHGPTQQPTPLPYLQQQGANNYDMALEVALRTPAMNAPARISATNFKYMYWSSVQQLVHHASSGCAMTIGDLLGSGTVSGPEKDQLGSLLELSWNGTEPVSLPGGESRGFLEDGDSLIMRGWCQADGYRVGFGEVEGTVLAAAN; from the coding sequence ATGCATCCCAACGATCCGCGCCTGCGCTCCTTCATCGATGTGAAGGCTGACTCCGACTTCCCGATCCAGAACCTGCCGTATGGGGTATTCTCCACCGCGAACAACGCGTCGCCGTGCGTCGGCGTCGCGATCGGGGACTACGTGCTCGATCTCGCCGCGTTGCAGAGCGCGAAGCTGCTCGAGCTGCCGGACGGCGTGTTCGCGCAATCCTCGATCAATGCCTTCATGGCGCTCGGCCCGCAGGTCTGGCGCACCACGCGGGCGCGGATCAGCGCGCTGCTGCGCCACGACAGCGCCGAGCTGCGCGACGACGCCGCGCTACGCGAGCAGGCGCTGATCCCGATGCGCGACGTGAAGCTGCACCTGCCGCTGCGCGTCGAGGGTTTCACCGATTTCTATTCGTCGAAGGAACACGCCACCAATGTCGGCACCATGTTCCGCGACAAGACCAATCCGCTGCTGCCGAACTGGTTGCACATCCCGATCGGCTACAACGGTCGCGCCTCGACCGTGGTGGTCAGCGGCACCAAGATCCACCGCCCGCGCGGCCAGCTCAAGCCGCCGTCGGCCGAATTGCCGAGCTTCGGCCCGTGCAAGCGGCTGGATTTCGAGCTCGAGATCGGCGTCGTGGTCGGCCAGCCTTCGGCGATGGGCACGATGCTGACCGAACAGCAGGCGGAGGAGATGATCTTCGGCTTCACGCTGCTGAACGACTGGAGCGCGCGCGACATCCAGCAATGGGAGTACGTGCCGCTCGGCCCGTTCCAGGCCAAGGCGTTCGCGACCTCGATCAGCCCGTGGATCGTGACCCGTGAGGCGCTGGAGCCGTTTCGCGTGCACGGGCCGACGCAGCAGCCGACGCCGCTGCCCTATCTGCAGCAACAGGGCGCCAACAATTACGACATGGCGCTGGAAGTCGCGCTACGAACCCCGGCGATGAACGCGCCGGCGCGGATCAGCGCCACCAACTTCAAGTACATGTACTGGTCGTCGGTGCAGCAACTGGTGCACCACGCCTCCAGCGGCTGCGCGATGACTATCGGCGACCTGCTCGGATCCGGCACCGTCTCCGGGCCGGAGAAGGATCAGCTCGGCAGCCTGCTCGAACTGAGCTGGAACGGCACCGAGCCGGTGTCGCTCCCCGGCGGCGAGAGCCGCGGCTTCCTCGAAGACGGCGATTCGC